GGAACCGCTGCTGGAGCTCTCGGCGAGGCAGGAAGCCGAAGGCCTCGGCGACGCGCCGTGGCCGCCCCACTACGCCAAGCAGCCGGGCGAACCGCCGCGCGTCCAGCCGTCGCGAAGAAGGCACGGGCAGGCGGGGGGTGGCCGGCGGGTCCCGAGCAAGCCGCTGATCGAGATCGGCCGCGCGGCGAGGAAGGCGGACGCCCTGGCGGGACTCGAGCGCTGGAAGGTGCGGCACCCCGAGGCCGCCGCCCACCTCCGGCCCGCCGACGTCCTGGTCGACGCGATGCGCGGGCGCTCCTCGACCTGGACGCGCGTCCGCGTCAACCTCGAGCACGTGCCCGAGGGCCTGCGCCCGGCCGAGGAGCCGCTCGATCCCGACGACCCGCCCACAGTCCCGCGCCGCGGGGACGGCGACTTCACTTCGACGTCCGTCCGAAGATCTCGGCGAGCTCGGCGGGAGGAGTGACCTCGAGCTGATCGTAACGGCAGTCCGCCGGCCGCTTGTCGGGACGCCAGCGCATGAAGACGGCCGCATGCCGGAAGCGGGTGCCCTGCAGGTGGTCGTACTTCACCTCGCAGACGCGCTCGATCCGGAGCGGCTCCCAGGAGAGGTCCTTGCCCTGGCTCCAGCGGCTGGAAGCGCCCGGCATCCGGGTGCCTCCCTCGAGGGCGCCGGCCCACTCCCGCCACGGGTGCGACACGAGGGCGTTCGCGCGCAGCGGTCCGAGCTCCTGCGCGAGCCGCCGTCTCTCCGCCATCGTGAACGACGAGGTCACGCCCACGTGGTGGAGCGCTCCCTCGGAGTCGTAGAGCCCGAGGAGCAACGAGCCGACCAGCTCGCCCTGGCCCTGCTTGTGCCAGCGGAAGCCGCCGACGACGCAGTCGGCAGCGCGCACGTGCTTGATCTTGACCATCACACGCTTGCCCGGCGCGTAGATGCTGGACTCGTGCTTGGCGATCACCCCGTCGAGCCCGGCGCCCTCGAAGCGATGGAACCACTCATCCGCCACCGGCCTCTCGCGGGTGCAGGGCGTGAGGTGGACGGGCCCCCGGGCCCCTGCGAGCGCTCGCTCCAGCCGCGCGCGGCGGTCGGCCTGCGGCCGAGCGCGAAGATCGCGGTCGCCCTCCGCGAGGAGATCGAAGGCGACGAAGGACGCCGGCGTCTCCGCGGCGAGCTTCGCCACCCGCGAGGCGGCTGGGTGCAGGCGCAGCTGCAGCGACTCGAAGTCGAGCCCGCGCTCGCCCGCGATGACGATCTCTCCGTCGACGACGCAGCGCGTGGGAAGGCCGGCCAGGAAGGCGGCCCGGAGCTCGGGGAAGTACCGATCGAGCGGTTTCAGGTCGCGGCTCTGGAGGTAGACGCGGTCGCCGTCGCGGAACACGATGGCGCGGAACCCGTCCCACTTCGGCTCGAAGAGCCAGCCGTCGCCCTCGGGGAGCTCCGCCGCGGCCTTCGACAGCATCGGCTCGATCGGCGGCTCGATCGGGAATCCCACGCCCACGCGCCTCAGCGGGGACGCGAGCGCCGCGCCGCGATCCGCTCGTCGGCCGACGTCCAGCCGGCGTCGAAGAGGCGCCCCCGCTCGTCGAGGTCGATCACCAGCGGCGCATGGTCCGAGGGCAGTGGCTTGCCCTTGCGCGCCTCCCGGTCGATCTCCGCCCACACCGTGCGCCCCAGGACGGGCGCCGTCACCAGCAGGTGGTCGATGCGCATGCCGAAGTTCTGGTGGAAGGAGCCGGCCCGGTAGTCCCACCAGGTGTACCGGCCGGGCTCCGGGTGTTGCCGCCGGTACGCGTCGATGAGCCCCCAGCGGCAGAGCCGGGCGAAGGCCTCCCGCTCCGCGCCGGAGACGTGGGTGCCGCCGTGGCAGGCCACGGGATCCCACACGTCGGTGTCCTCGGGCGCCACGTTGAGGTCGCCGCCGAGCACGATGAGCTCGCGCGGGTCCGCCGCGTCGGCGAGCCAGCGCGACAGGCGGTCGAACCAGGCGAGCTTGGCCTCGAAGAAGGCCGAGCCGACGCTCCGCCCGTTCGGGGCATAGACGCACACCACACGGATGCCCGCGCAGACGGCCGAGATCATCCGCGCCTCGGCGAGCGGCTCGTCGTCGCCCACGTCGGGGGTCTTCGCAGGAAGCCGCGGCTCGCCGAAGTCGGTCACGACCTCCTCGATCCCGCACCGGCTGGCGATGGCGACGCCGTTCCAGCGGCCTTCGCCGTGATGCGCCAGCGCGTAGCCTGCGCTCCGGAAGGCGTCCGTGGGCACGTCGGGGTCCGCGAGCTTGGTCTCCTGCATGAGGAGGACGTCCGGCCGGGCGCGCTCGAGCCACCAGACGACCTTCTCCAGGCGCGCCTTCAGCGAGTTTACGTTCCAGGTCGCGATCCGCACCGCCCGATCTTACCTGGAACGCCAGAGAAGAGGGACCGAAGGCGGTCTGAGCGGACGAAACGTCGCGAGCGCTAGCCGCGCGCCGATTCGTCTCACGCGTCACTCCTCGAGGACCGGAATCTCGCCCGCTAGGTCGTAGCGTAGGACGGCGTCCATCTTGTTCTCGATCTGGTAGAAGCGCACGACCTTCCGTCCTGGCAGCACCTTCGCGAACTCCCCGAGATAGGTGCGCCGCACCTTCACGCGGTCGCCCTCCGCCGAGAGCCAGTCGTCGGCGAGCTTCATCGCCTTCTCGTTCGAGAGATCGTGAAAGCTCGCGGTGTACTCCTCGATGATCTTCACGGCGCGGTCTTGAACGGGTTTCAGCTCCGTCTGGTAGCGGTCATAAAGCGGCCAGAAGTTCGCTGCTTCCTCGTCGCTGAGGGTCAGATTCGCGGCGACCAGCGCCTTCTTGTTGGCGCGGATGGTGTCGCGGAGGATGTCCAGGTCCGCCTTCGCCGCCTCTCCGGCACGTCCCGGGGTCGCGGAGAGAGCGAGGATGAGAACGCTGGCGAGCAACATGCGTACGCACGACATCGGGAGTTCTCCCTTCTCGGCGCCTGGGGCGTCGATTACTTGTTGATCCGCGTGATCTTCGATCCCTGGATGCCGACGCCAGCCATGAGGCCCTTCTGGTCGAAGATGAAGGCGTAGACGTCGCTCGTGATCGTGTTGCTGGTGATCGACTTCCCGATGCCCTCGTCGACGACGACGAGGCTCGGACCAACGCCGACCTCGAACCCGTGGGTCGAGTCGAGCTGGTCGAGCGCGGAGTCCGACATGAAGAAGAGCGCGTA
The genomic region above belongs to Deltaproteobacteria bacterium and contains:
- the xth gene encoding exodeoxyribonuclease III, which codes for MRIATWNVNSLKARLEKVVWWLERARPDVLLMQETKLADPDVPTDAFRSAGYALAHHGEGRWNGVAIASRCGIEEVVTDFGEPRLPAKTPDVGDDEPLAEARMISAVCAGIRVVCVYAPNGRSVGSAFFEAKLAWFDRLSRWLADAADPRELIVLGGDLNVAPEDTDVWDPVACHGGTHVSGAEREAFARLCRWGLIDAYRRQHPEPGRYTWWDYRAGSFHQNFGMRIDHLLVTAPVLGRTVWAEIDREARKGKPLPSDHAPLVIDLDERGRLFDAGWTSADERIAARRSRPR
- a CDS encoding ATP-dependent DNA ligase — protein: MGFPIEPPIEPMLSKAAAELPEGDGWLFEPKWDGFRAIVFRDGDRVYLQSRDLKPLDRYFPELRAAFLAGLPTRCVVDGEIVIAGERGLDFESLQLRLHPAASRVAKLAAETPASFVAFDLLAEGDRDLRARPQADRRARLERALAGARGPVHLTPCTRERPVADEWFHRFEGAGLDGVIAKHESSIYAPGKRVMVKIKHVRAADCVVGGFRWHKQGQGELVGSLLLGLYDSEGALHHVGVTSSFTMAERRRLAQELGPLRANALVSHPWREWAGALEGGTRMPGASSRWSQGKDLSWEPLRIERVCEVKYDHLQGTRFRHAAVFMRWRPDKRPADCRYDQLEVTPPAELAEIFGRTSK